caagttgataaAAACAAACTTTGAAACCGCATTTGTCATGATAGTCCATACTCAAAATCATTAACTAAGGTACACGCAAACTGACCTAAACACCTGATTATTTAGGAAAGCCGTTAAAAGCAAAAATTAGTCGAACGAATGAAAAAATTCATAAGCTATACCTAACTTTAGACACGCTATTCCATTCTATTTGATTCAACACAACATAGTCCAGGAGATAAGTTTTCCGTACATCCATCATGTGTTGGCCTTTATTGCTACACCCACTCCAGTTCTTTCTGTGGTCCGTGATCTCGACTGATAATTTGAGATATTTCCTTTGAGGAAGATGATACGCCCACAGAAAGATGATACTATTTATGTTGTACTACCTGTTTCGATTCACCCCAAAAATTTCTGACAACTTCAGGGGGGGTCACGTGACCCTCTGCCTGAATCCGCCCCAGAAATCACAATTGGTGAAACAAAAAATGCTCTGCGGAAATATTAAGGCCTcgttttagaaatttttttaaaaaataaacagtttattttatatttttaaattcaaaaataatgtaaataaaaaaaattttaattttttttttgtatcgtataaaagatttcattgagatctttcaaacaagatccatattacatattttagatttcaataaattcataatttttgaatttaaaattacctttttaaaaataaaaaacttttttaaattCTGGAATGGGGCCTAAGGACCTTTTCTTTGATAGACAACTGTGTGTAATTTACAGAGCCATCGATGTCCTACTAATCTCATCAATATCAAATATCAAAGGGGGAATTGAAGGACAGTGGAGGGTTGGGGCAATTTATTCCCAACCCATAGGCTACTTTTTATGGAATTCATTTGAATATGAAATGGCAGAAAATAATTTCTCATACATGGAAAAGACTACTAAAACGACAAATACACCTCCTCAAGTGAAACCCTAAATCCCCAACTCCAAATCACTTTCTCCTCGTTGCCGCATCTCCAACCCCAAATCTGGCCAAGTGGACCCTAAATCCCCAACTCCAAATCACTTTCTCCTCATTGCCGCATCTCCAACCCCAAATCTGGCCAAGTGGACAAACCCAGGTACACagccacatctctctctctccacattctttcttctttcctcctCCCCCACTCTCCGTCCACTTCCCACCCCCTCCTCTCTGTACGGCGTAGTCCTCGTCGTCATCGTAAAAGGGGCGCGACATGGCGTGGATTTCATTCTGTTCGTGTAAAGGACTCCATTttttagctctctctctctctccaaattaaattctctctctccaaattaaATCAAAGGCATGGTGGTGGTTGCTATGGAGATTGGGGGTGACGGTAACGGTACCAGATAAGTGGGTTTGTGCATCATGGCCAGGAAGAAATTCTGCAACTCAAGATGGAGTCGGAGAAGAGAATACAAaggagatgtttttttttttcttatagttTTGCTTCTTGTATCAATATATGTTGCTCCTTATTTTTTCGAAGTAGCATTTATCTAAGTTGCTCATTGTATCAATATATGTTGctctttttattaaaatttattGCACCTtgtccctccttttttttttttgaagtaacaCTTATCTAAGTTGCTCATTGTATCAATATATGTTACTCTTTGTGTGATCGAAGTTGTTCCTTGTATCACCGCGTGTTGTTctctatttaaaaaattaaaagggtATATTAGTCTACCAAAAATAAGAATTCCATGACTTAGGAATTCATATTTTCCTTTCCATGACttattaattccaaaaaaatagtcCATGGGTTGGGAATAAATTACCCCAACCCCCACTCTCCTGCAATTTCCCCAATATCAAATCCTTGCTATGGATTTCGAATGGGCCCACGATAACCCGAAATGGATCGAACCGGGTCGGATTGAAATTGGACCTGAGCTCTATCTGTTCTTCAATCGCTAAGAAGTAAATTCTGCTATTACAGCTACGGCGGCGAAGTAAGAGTCCCGTTTTGTTGATGCTAGtttgaaacaaacagagcctaaaaattcataaaacagAGTCTCGCAAAATAAtctaaaaatgcaaatttttttttccataaaacgGTGATTACTTCAGACTTCAAAAAAGCGTCTGATTACATACTCAGAAGGGTTCGAATTCGAACCGTAGCTGATATGCAATTCTATACAATCCCATCATCCTGTACGTACATCTCTCTACTACATGAACTTCAGTGCAATTAGAGTTCAGTACAGCACTACCAACACTGATCAGTCTCCCACGTGCGACGCGTGCGGCCGGAGAATCCCGGCGACATTGCGTACGATGGCCGCCCTAACAGATTCCGGTCGTAGTCCGCGCGTTTTTGGGGATCGGACAACGTGGAGTAGGCCGCGTGGATGCGTATGAACTCATCCGCCGACGAGTCCTTTCCGCCGTTGGATTTGGCGTCCGGATGAGAAGTCCTGGCCAATCTGCGGTAGGCCGTCTTGATCTCGTGACACGTGGCGCCAGTGTGGATCCCCAGGACGTCGTAGAGCGATGTGGCTGCGGCGATGCGGGGTGTTCGCTCGGCAGTGGCGGCGTAAGCGGCGGAGACGCGGAGCGGCTGGCGGAAAGAGACGGATGTCGGCGGCGTGGCATTGAGGGGGGATTTGGCGGAGAGGAAAGGAGTTAAGAGGGTAACGGATGCGGAAATCATGATCGGATTTTTTGTATGGTTAAGGATGTTGTTTTTGAGGTTGAGGATAAGGTGAGAGGTGCGTTGTGAGTGGGCCGCTATATATAGGGAGAGATTGAGGACAAAGTTGAGGTTAGTTTAACCATGGTTGAGTGGTATGGTAACATTTTAGCCTTATCCATTGCCAACTTGGATCTGGCCTTGTGCTGAGTCAGCATGTTGtgttaagaaagaaaaatatttgaggGGGAGAAAGAATCTAAAGCTATCTCAGCCGAACAGAAATGGACAATTgagaattgttttgttaaaaataaaatttgagtcGTCCATTGTTAAATATAGATGGTCTAGATTGGCCCAACAAGCACGTTGTTTCCTAagtgaaaaaatttcagtgctaggtgggtaccatgtggtgcaCCGCTCGGCGCAttcgagcagtccaaaaatgcaatggataaaagagagaaaaagaagagagaaagtgttggggtgagagaaaagagagagtttcaattcgAGCCGTCTAAAAGTTTATTGAAAGGCCTGGATGTGCTGaacgggtaccacgtgggatatatcCACTcgacaccgaaaaatttcttgtAGGGAAAGCAGGCATCTCAAGTTCTTTTTTATAGTAGGGTGGTGTTACAGGAGCACTGAAAAATCACTTCAGCATCTTGTATATTTGTATtcaaaagggcaaaaaagaataaatttgaACGGTCCCTAGTTCctatttttggtattttcaaTCCATATTTTGAACTAAAACGAGACAATTTAGATTTCAGTCATTCATGATCAAACATTATTTGGATCGATCATGACATCTTAGCATGCCCGTATCAAAATACTAAAGCGAGTCGAAAGCCACGATTTCAGTCATCCATGTATGTTGGAGGTCATATCAATATGTCATActgtagaaaagaaaagaaatttatgCGGAACGCGGCGGTGCTCCAAGCAGTGAGCAAAATCACTGGTGTGGTTAGCTGGCATTCATTTCCATTTTGGATCTGGGCTTGAATTGATGCCGACTTTTAGCATACCGTGTGTACGGGAAACTATATGGTGAAGAACTTTACTTGAAAACTGGATAAGGGGGGTTGGATTTCATGTGGCTTGTGGGCCCACATAACATGAAAAATAGACAACTAGGCGCCGGACACGTGTCGTGTTTGCCACTGACAGGACGGTGGACGTGTTCCCTCCTCCTGAAGTCAAGAGGATTATTTTAAGATTTCATAGGAAAACCCCGCAATTTAATTTGACCAAAGCATTCTAAAATAGTACTTAGTAGTTCCAAAGGACTTTATGAGTATCATACAGACATCTTAACGGACGTATTTTTTGGTTGACGTGGGTGATCAAGGTGTTCTTTTCGAGCAAACCAGATCATCCTATTAATATTGCCAAATCCagccaaaaaatatattgtacAAGAAGAGGACACTACCGGtcctaaaatacaaaaaactaacaaaattaaaagaaaaatcaacaaaaaacaaaaaacaaaaaggaaagagcCGCATGGAACCATGACGCCAAAGCCGAACCCGTCGAACACACTCGTGGAAGGGAGTTGGAGAGCCTGAAGTTGAGAGGGCAGGTATAAACGATCATGGTGTTCTTAATAGTGTTAGTTTTGCAACACTTTTTGATTGTACGTAAAGTAGGACAAGTACACCTTTCACTACTATTTGAAATTTGTGGAACTCTTGAACAATTTGTGTCACTTGTTGCAAGTGTTTGCGAAGTAGTATAGCGATGAGATGGTTTACGTGCAAGGGCGGATCCACGTGACCCTTGTCCAGGGTCGGATTTACGTTGTGTCTACGAGGGTCACATGACCCCCTAACTTTTCTACTCTTGCAATTTTATCTCTATTAATTTAATATTTAGTTGACTTAGCCCCTCAAATATTGTACCAGTGCCCCCATTGACATTTACAGAATAAGCGTTTGTGTCCGTTCGATGCACGtgataaaataaatttcattggTTTATTTTTAGTCCCGTGTATTGAACGGGTAAAAATGCTagttgattattaaaaaaacaaaatagtttaattttttatccggtcTCGTGTTCGATGCACGCTAGTATTGATCTCATTCTATACATTGAAAAACGtgtgatgaaaaataaatttagagtATCACGTGACGGTGTCCAGTGACATAAAGtaattttttccctctctctttctcttataaacaaaaaaaagtgaaaaatccaaaaaattaagaatgagGGTTTGAAGGCTTATGAGACTCAGACACATTTCTATAGTATATGGGGGAATTGCAGGACAGTGGGGGTTGGGGTAATTTATTCCCAACTCATGGACTACTATTTTGGAATTAATAAGTCATGGAAAGGAAAATATTAATTCCCAAGTCATGGAATTCCTATTTTTGGTAGACTAACATacccttttaatttttaaaacagGGAGCAACACACGGTGATACAAGGAGCAACTTAGATCACACAAAGAGTAACATATATTGATACAATGAGCAACTTAGATAAGtgttacttcaaaaaaaataaggagcGACAATGTGcaataaattttaattaaaagAGCAACATATATTGATACAATGAGCAACTTAGATAAATGCTACTTTGAAAAAATAAGGAGCAACAAGAtgcaataaatttttaaaaaaagagcaACATATATTAATACAAGGAGCAAAagtataaggaaaaaaaaaaaaacatctctgtattttcttctCCGACTCTATCTTGAGTTGCAAAATTTCTTCCTGGCCATGATGCACAAACCCACTTCTCCGGTACCGTCACCCCCAATCTCCATAGCAACCACCACCATGCCTTTGATCTgatttgcagagagagagagagagctgaaaAATGGAGTCCTTTACACAAACGGAGATGAAATCCACGCCACGTCACGCCCCTATGACGACTACGCTGTACAGAGAGGAGGGGTGTGAAGTGGACGGAGAGTGGGGGaggaggaaagaagaaagaatgtggagagagagagagagagagagagagagagagagatgtgactGTGTACCTGGGTTTGTCCACTTGACCGGATTTGGGGTTGGAGATGCGGCAATAAGGAGGAAGTGATTTGGGGTTGGGGATTTAGGGTTTCACTTGAGAGGGTGTATTTGTCTTTTCAGTTGTCTTTTTCGTGTatgagaaattattttctttcatttcatatTTAGATGAATTCCATAAAAAGTAGTCCACGGGTTGAGAATAAATTGCCCCAACCCTCACTGTCCTTCAATTCCCCCATAgtatattgatagatagatagatagattgatTGATAGATATCAAATCTGTCACCTTTTAAGTCTCaagatcgaaaaaaaaaaaacccccttaATCAATGTGTTTGACTTCCTCAATAAAAAATATCTCTTTGTCCAGTGCTCTATTTCATCAAAGTATATcgattgcattattttttttttttgtgaggtttaaaactttgattctTAATTTAATTGCTAGGTATTTCATTGTATGAATACTCTTCTCGATAAACTGTAGAATATCTACGATTCAGATCACGAGGATATCATTACCGGGCACacaattatttaacttttcttgaaaaattgaaagttatgcttcaaatttcataatgttttaaatttgtactttttttcCTTAATGAAGAATGTTTACACATTTTATCTTCTTATTATATTGGaccgtgaattttttttcccaaagttATACTTGAAAAGTGATCCCTCTCTGTGAAATTTCTGAATCCGCCACTGTTTACGTCTGATAAAATAGaaacttcttttaatttttaattaagtaCTTGGCATAGAATGATCATCTTAAGCCGTGTCTTATTGCGATCGAGGATGGCCGGGACTGTCACATGAAAGTTTCATCGGAGAAGGCTTTTAATTTGGTTTATGGTTTTTCCATATGGCTCACAGTGTGGGAAAGAATACGTACAATCAGTCCTTCCAAACATAATTGTGCTTCAAATCATTATTGATCCAATCCATGAGCCAATCTTTAAATTTAGAGTCGGAAATAGTTACGTAAAGAGAATCCACTATCAGTCCAGACTTTGCGAGTAACGAAAATACGGTAAAAGTAGCTTGCGATACTTTCAGCGTGACAGTTGCAGAACAGACAAGCTGGAGAAATGTTCTGGATACAATAGGCTAACGAGCCCTTGACCATCATATATACTACTTGGGTTTCGAAATATGTGGGTTCGCTTTGCAAAAAGGGCAAATGCACTTCGTAAGCAGCAAACCCACTAGAGTCTGGGCCATGTTGAGGAAGGCCATGggcctttaaaataaaataagcaatTGCTCGAGCAACGGGCACACTTCACGGCCCAGGGCCAACAATCACTAGTTTACTTCACAAcgttatttgaagtttttgaagcTTATTTTGGACTCGCTGGTTGGTCTAGTGGACAAGACGCTTCTTAACCTTcacagtattttttatttactacATGTCATGCATTCGATGTTCAGCAAATGTAAAAGGAAATAATTTGACATGCATATCCTAATGTTCAATATAAAACAGTTTTATCCAAACATATTTCCCTTGCTAAGtgctttgaaaattgttcaTCAGCTATACacatacaaagacttacgatGTTTtactaactttaaaaaaaaaaaatccgcaTTGCAAGACTGATAGTTATATTTTCTTAGACGGATAAGGATGTTTTGTAGATAACTATACTAATATACATCATTTTATGAGATAGATATACTTGGATCCCAGTGATTGAATATCCGAATAACCAGTTTATGAGATATATATACTTGTATCCCAGTGATTGAATATCTGAATAACCAGCGTCGTGGATAtctttttggtaaaaaataatTCCGGTTCTAATTTGTacaataattgattttttttctttcaaattgtcAAATAAAAAAGCAAACTCCATgtggttttaaaattttgaaacttacCAACTTAAAATTCTGAAGTAGTTAATTTCTCAAAAGAACAACAAAAGCATTAGATACaaacccacaaactatttctttttcaataatcagcCACAAACCCGTCAACTTCGAGGGCATGTGATGCTCTGTTTTTATGCCGAAACTGGTTTTTGGCTTTGGGAACAATCTCCAATGGCTGAAAAAAATACTAGCAGCAATAAGTTGGCCCAAGGTTGACTTCGATTTTGATGACTAGgcaaaaaatttgtatttgtaAATGCAAGGGTTGATTATGCTCTTGACGCAATTTCATGTGGATTTcgagtagtgctattggtaccgacggtaccatagggaaaatgtaccgacggccaccggacggccgtctccggccaccggacggccgatccgagccgtccaaaaattttaaaaaataaaaccgagtgggcctacgcgggaatcaatggcatccgaggtgtgtagagtacttgatccgagcacccctttttcgtgtatatacacgtatatacaaatatacacgaaaaatgggtgctcggatcaagtaccctacacacctcggatgccattgattctcgcgtaagcccactcgattttattttttaaaatttttggacggctcggatcggccgtccggcggccgtcggtacattttccctatggtacccgtcggtaccaataggatttctgatttCATGTGTAGTTATTTTcgtaccaaaaaaagagagagaaacaagtCGCATTAATTCTATGATTCGTACAATCCTAATTaagaaatttagttattttcgtaccaaaaaaaaaaaagaagaaacaattttttttcgtgtgtGTTGTACCATATACTtatccttaaaaaaaagaacacattgTCATTTGACACGGtaagctctcttttttttttgttgatagaCAATTGATAAAGGTAAGTTAAGAGTGGACAAAACTTATCTACTGCGAAGGGATGGTAATGTAAActaaattctttgttttttgtgttaCCCTATTTCAGTAGAAGTAGAACTTCAACTCAGGAAGACACCTTCTCTCTGTatatctctctccccccccaTAAAAGGAGGTAGACTTGACTAGTCCAAGTTAATCAGGGTCTCTGTTTTATTCAGAGCCCAAAAAGTACTAAAGATGAAGCCGATGATGGAAAACATTGTTCTTTATTTGATCTCAATTATTCTATCAGCAGTTTTGGTTAATGCTGAGTCCCCGCCCCAACTCTTAGACTGGACTGTTTCATTTTCACCACGCGCTCCTCTTGGGATTCCCAAACAGGTCCTTATTAATTCTCCTTTTGGAAATAGAAAGTTCGATTTCATAGTCGTTGTAGCTTGATATGTTTTGTGTGATTATGCTCACTTTAGGTGGTGTTATGATGTCAGGTGATTGTGATCAATGATCAGTTCCCTGGGCCGCTGTTGAACACGACGACGAACGAAGTTGTGAATGTTAATGTTCGGAACAATTTGACTGAACCCTTTCTAATCACATGGTATATCTCCCGTGAAAATAAAAAGATGGTATATGCATAAAAGACCCTATAAAATAGTAGGCACCAGATCACTTGTaccaaaatacattttgtataGTGGACAGGAACATAGACGATgacttgagtttttttttggttttgttttgtttcctcatattatttataattttgttgTGAGCTTTTGAAagtcaaaataaaaatcctcaTGACGGGGTTGCTGCTATTCTATTAGGGCTGTAGATTCCAAGTTTCTAGTGCTGGCTTATATTTTCGGAGGACATATTTTCCATATATTCATTagtacttaaactttttcacTGGAActttggattctctctctctctctctctctctctctctctctctctctctctctctctctctctctccctatgtGAATTCAGGAATGGAGTACAGATGAGGAGAAACTCATGGCAAGACGGAGTGCAGGGGACCAACTGTCCAATTTTGCCGGGGCAAAACTGGACCTATAGCTTTCAGGTGAAGGATCAAATTGGTAGCTTCTTTTACTTCCCGTCCCTTCTCCTTCAAAATGCGGCGGGTGGTTATGGTCCTATTCGGGTGAACAACCGGGAGATAATTGCTGTTCCATTTCCTCAGCCGCGTGCCGAATTTGACGTTCTTATTGGGGATTGGTACAATGCAGACCATCAAGTAAGCACTGTGTTTGTTTCTAGCTTATTGCCATTTACGGTTAGCCGTACGTCTCTAgtcactttttgtttttgctaagCAAATTGACAGTCTATTCGTTAATGTGTACATGTTGTCTATTATAGTAAGAAAAGTGATTCAAACGTGAGGTTAAGAATGTCCAATCACACcgaatctttttctttttcggatAATACCTTCCTATAATAATTTTATAGTTCGGTTTGGATAACCGATACGCTCACGATGACAAGATGGTTTGGTTAGTGTCAAGCGGGATTACTATGTATGAAATATTGTGTTAATTTGGAATTGATTGATGAATGGAAGATTTGATACAGGATATGAGGGCTAAACTGGACAGTGGGGATTTGTTGTATTTGCCAGATGGAATTCTTATCAATGGGCTCGGACCCAACCAGACAACTTTTGACTTCGAGCCAGGTAAATTACCTAATTAGTGGATTTAAATTGGTCTTTTAAAATTTAATCGAGGTGTGCGTTAGCTGGCCCCATATATcttttgagttataaaaaaaataaaaaattgaaatcaaatGACCTATCATAATGACCTGTTTGTACGAATAATAACCCTGAGTCTAATtcgtttattgtttttgttCCTAATCATGGTCCTTGGCACATGTCTTAAACTGGAGTAATTATTTGTCTTCGGGTATTGCTAACGTGGTGCCTTAACATCATTCAACGTAAACTTCACGCACTTAATTATGGACCCCCACTATATAGAGTCTATACGCTCAATCGTGAACCATATATGAATGTGTATACATGATAGTGTCGGGATCATCCCATGATCTTTCCTTAATCCAAGACCTATCATTCCAGAATCCAGGTCGCTTTTTTAACATCAATGGGAACAAAACTTAGGTTGTGCtttgttttcaatttataatttaCTGTTATTTCTTTCACAGGGGCAACGTACAGGCTAAGAATTTCAAACGTAGGACTTAAAACCACATTAAACTTCAGAATTCAGGGCCACCAAATGCAGCTGGTGGAGACCGAAGGATCTTACACTGCCAAGAGATACCACGACAATCTGGATATCCACGTGGGCCAATCATATTCGGTCTTAGTCACTGCACGTAAGAACCAGTCCTCCGACGGCACCTCCTACTACATGGTCGCCTCTGCTCGTTTCATTCCGGTGGAACTTTTCGGTGTCGGTATCATTCGATACTCCGGGTTTCGAGGGGTGCCCCTCGGCCCAATTCCTACGGGGCCCATGTCATACGATTACATGTACTCTGTCGAGCAAGCTAAGTCCATAAGGTACATCATTTTGTAACTTTAAATTGTACAAAAGTTATGAACATatttcaacaaaataaatagataTGCTTTTCAGAATGAGCCACTAACCACCTTCTTAGTTTAAAAATAGAAGCAAAAGTAGGTGCAAATATATTGCACCGACATAACGTTTAAGCTGTAAGAAatttgtaattaatttttttttttttaacatatgtGAAAGAAATTTGTAAGCCCTGTGAGACAGCCAATCTCGAGCCTTGGACGACTAAACTATTGTATctgattatttaatttttactaGCGAAATTTTCTGGAGCCGCGCTGTTTTAACCCTTGAAAATTAGtctgaatttttatttaacaaTAAGACCAAGTTTTGGCTCAAGAATAAGACCAAGTTTTGGCCAAAAAAGTAAAGTTgacttttttgtttgtctttattcaaattttttttgcatatgttaGTTTTACGTTAAACTTACACATTGGTTCGTTTCGATGAGAgcaataaaaaaagtaaaaaagtttttctcgaAACCCAAAagttttaataaagacaaaaataagtaaaaaggcagtttattgacttattttagtctttattaaaaaataataagtttcgctcatttcttttttttactttttcgattgttGTTGTCGAGACGAACATAAtacacaaaagtttgacgcaaaataaataaatgctaaaaaaatttgaataaagacaaacaaaaaggtCAAGTTCacttttttcccccaaaactATTCAAACAAttagaaaattttataaatacGTGTTTTTTCAGGTGGGATTTAGAAGTTGGAGCAGCTAGGCCAAATCCACAGGGTTCCTTCCATTACGGCAACATTCCCATCAATCGTACACTGATTCTTAGCAATGGTGTGGGGTTAATTAACAATACAATTCGGTTTACGGTCAATCAAATCTCATTTTCGTACCCCGATACGCCTTTGAAGTTAGCAGATTATTTCCAACTTAGTAATGTATTTAAGCCTGAATTCTTTCCAAACACACCGGATTATCGCCGCCCCGAATTGGGCATTTCGGTAATTGATGTGGTACGGCGTGAGTATGTCGAAGTGATTTTTCAGAACAATATGAGATTCATCCAAACGTGGCATGCTGATGGGTACAATTTCTTCGTTGTTGGGTAAGTGTTTTATTCATGTTATTTCGCTCTTgagcttttttcttttgttacgGCTTCTAACGGAGAAAATGGCTCAAACCAAATTCCAGAATGGGACTTGGGATGTGGGATGAGAGCAAGATGGCAACGTATAACATGGTCGATGCCATTTCTCGCTCCACGGTCCAGGTGAGCACGGTTAATTTCATGCAAATCAAATGTTATTGCACGTTTTTGTGCAAAATAATGTGATGATTTGTGAATAGGCTCGTCATAAATCGATCTAATCTGATCCCACTAGGTGAATCCTAATTTGCTTACATAAGTCCGATTGAAAAAATCCAAACTTTGATCACCACATGCCCTGTTACAAGCTATACGTTTATGGGAACGTCTCGTTTAAAAATATCATTTGTCACATTATTCTGCATTCATTTTTGCATAACTTTTAGACTTTCTCAAGTTTCAATAGAAAAAACTATTGCATAGCAAATGATAGGCAAATGTTCACATATTTGGGTTGTGGTTTCTTGATCAGGTGTATCCGTTGTCATGGACTGCAATACTGATAAACTTGGACAATCAAGGAATGTGGAATTTGAGATCACAGAATGCAGAGAGTAGATACCTTGGGCAAGAGCTCTACTTTAGAGTCAAGGGTGTTGGCGAAAATGACCCTTCAACCATATCTCCAAGGGATGAATTTCCTATTCCCGAAAATGTCATTAGATGTGGAAGAGCAATTTCGGCATAGTCCCCCTCCCCAACTCCCTTCAAATTATATACTTGCTCATCTAGGTATAGAGTcagtcattttttatttatttttcaattctaGGAGTATTTGTTTTATAGGACGTTCTTTAGGTGGATAGGAACTCGCAGTTTAGCATTTTCTGATTAAACGGGTTTATAATTTTGACATGAACCTCAAATTACGAACTGCGGTACACACTTTTGGTTCACATCTATTGTTtcgtttttttgtttagtttttgacTACAGACAGTATAAGAATACAAACATCTGAATTATGTCAAACTGAACATAGGTCTACAATCACACGAAACTCAATTGATAGCACCGTTAAGGAGACAAATAAGCAAACAAAGGCCTTTAGGTTATGAGCTTGGCCCTAGTTAACTCAGCCTGATGTAGCACTCAATTTCCAGTAAAAGGTCCAATGAGTTCCCTATCAAAGACTCATAATTTGAATTAGGCGGGGCAcagttttttcattttcttacaGTTTTGCGAAATTAACGTTTTTAAGTCTAAACATGGTCAAGTTGAAAGATC
The sequence above is drawn from the Rhododendron vialii isolate Sample 1 chromosome 6a, ASM3025357v1 genome and encodes:
- the LOC131329856 gene encoding chaperone protein dnaJ 11, chloroplastic-like, with the translated sequence MISASVTLLTPFLSAKSPLNATPPTSVSFRQPLRVSAAYAATAERTPRIAAATSLYDVLGIHTGATCHEIKTAYRRLARTSHPDAKSNGGKDSSADEFIRIHAAYSTLSDPQKRADYDRNLLGRPSYAMSPGFSGRTRRTWETDQCW
- the LOC131329415 gene encoding monocopper oxidase-like protein SKS1, producing the protein MKPMMENIVLYLISIILSAVLVNAESPPQLLDWTVSFSPRAPLGIPKQVIVINDQFPGPLLNTTTNEVVNVNVRNNLTEPFLITWNGVQMRRNSWQDGVQGTNCPILPGQNWTYSFQVKDQIGSFFYFPSLLLQNAAGGYGPIRVNNREIIAVPFPQPRAEFDVLIGDWYNADHQDMRAKLDSGDLLYLPDGILINGLGPNQTTFDFEPGATYRLRISNVGLKTTLNFRIQGHQMQLVETEGSYTAKRYHDNLDIHVGQSYSVLVTARKNQSSDGTSYYMVASARFIPVELFGVGIIRYSGFRGVPLGPIPTGPMSYDYMYSVEQAKSIRWDLEVGAARPNPQGSFHYGNIPINRTLILSNGVGLINNTIRFTVNQISFSYPDTPLKLADYFQLSNVFKPEFFPNTPDYRRPELGISVIDVVRREYVEVIFQNNMRFIQTWHADGYNFFVVGMGLGMWDESKMATYNMVDAISRSTVQVYPLSWTAILINLDNQGMWNLRSQNAESRYLGQELYFRVKGVGENDPSTISPRDEFPIPENVIRCGRAISA